DNA sequence from the Colletotrichum higginsianum IMI 349063 chromosome 10, whole genome shotgun sequence genome:
GTTCCCCATCCACCAGTCCTGCAACGTCACCCTCCGCGCccagctcgaggtcgccctcgccgagacccagcagctcgccgcccacgcccGCGACCACATCCTCCGCTTCGGCAACTCGTCGGAGCACGTCCGCAAGTACTTCGGCAAcgcctccacctccacccCCGTCGGCTGGTACGACCgcgtcgtcaacgccgacaAGACCGGCATGACCTTCCGCTGCGACGACCCGGACCGCAACTGCGCCACCCAGGAGGGCTGGGCCGGCCACTGGCGCGGCTCCAACGCCACCCAGGAGACCGTCATCTGCCCGCTCTCCTTCGCCATCCGCCGCCCGCTCTCCTCCGTCTGCGGCCTCGGCTACAATGTCGCCAACTCCAAGCTCAACACCTTCTGGGCCAccgacctcctccaccgcgCCTTCCACGTGCCCCTCATCtccgagggcgtcgtcgagcacTACGCCGAGGACTacgccgaggccctcgacctcgctaAGAACAACGCCTCCCTCTCCGTCATCGACAGCGACGCCCTGCAGTACTTCGCCATCGACGTCTGGGCCtacgacatcgccgcccccGGTGTCGGCTGCtccggcgagctcgaggaggaggacaaggaggagcCCACCCCGACCactaccgccgccggctccgctgccaccaccgccgccgccacctccagCGCGCCCCAGGAGTGCCACACCCACGCCGACGGTGTTCTTCACTGCGTCTAAGGTTGACATGTTGTCCTCCCCCCTCGTTCATGGCGACATGAAACACACACAGAACGAGGTGGAAAAGAGTGTGGGAGAAGTGAGGAAGGAatgagaaaaaaaacaaccAATGATTTTTACATGCCGGAACGATACCACAACTGGAATCAAATGATTAGACGGAAACGAGGCTTTTTCTTTCACGAGGGGATTTCTGTAATGAACTTAGAACTTAGAACAAACACCCTCCTTATTTTTAAGAAACACACCAAGTAATAATAATGACATTGCTTGTCAGAAGAACTTAAAAGCTCCTCCTCGTTTCCCCGTCTCCTATTTTGAAAGTGTTCCACAGAGGAAGAATTCGACAATTCGGCTCCTCTTCCCGCTTCCCTATCCTGGTTGACCTGTTGAACTTGTTCAACACCTCCGTAAACCAACTCCTCGCGGCTTTGACCCCCGCCCAGACAACGTATGTACTGGTGCGTCTGTTGTTATATCATGATCATTGTACCAATCattaaaaataaaataaaaagacCCGAAAGAGAGCTCCTCCGGCAACACTACGCTATGCAAACATTTTGTTATTCCACAATCAAGCCCTCCAAAACGTTCATGGCTTTGCTTCCCTCGCTCTCAAACTTGCTGACCATGGTCTCGCACTCCTGCCGCAGCTTCGCCTCCGCCTGGTTCGCGTTGTGATGAATCCACTCCTCCACCGTCATCCGTTTCTCCGGGCTGGTCAGCTCTGAGCCCTTGTGCAACAGCCTGTCAACGGGGTTCCTCTTGTCGTTCTTTTCAGGGGATCCGAAAATGAGGTCAATGTCGACCGGGTTCCAGGGCGTTGTGCTCTGGAGACTGGCCAAAGCCTTCCGCTTAGTCGGGGAGCTTGGCCGCGCTGGGATGGACGAAGTGGGAGCGTGCGTCACGCGTTTCTGCGAGGTGGAAGGTCTCGAGGAGGGAGGTTGATTCTCAGCATCAGATGACTgaggcgaaggcgacggcgagactGCTGCTTGTCGGGCGGACTGGGCAGGAGAAATGCGAGTTGTCCCCTGTTGGTGCCGAAGACTGCGACGAGTAGATGAGGCGACCACGGGTGACGAGGGATGGGCCGGTGAGCTCTCCTTCGGGGCGCTTTTCGGTGTGGGTTCAGGTGCCTCCAACTCTGGCTCGGCGTCATTGTCATCCCCGTTCTCCAGTTCCGGCTCAGATTCTTCTTCAGGTTCCTCCTCGActtcgtcggcctcctcAACATCCTTGACGTCTTCGATCTCTTCGACTTCTTCAGGCTCTTCAATCTCCTCAGGCAGCTCAGGTTCCTCGAGAGTATCGTGCTCCTCACGCTCCCCAGGACTACCTGCCAGTTCATCTTGCTGCTCAGCAGGCGCATGTGTTTGTTGCGCAGAAGCAAATGACTGGCGCGCCGAGGTTTCCGCAGACTCTGTTTCAACCTCAGATTCGGGTTCAGCTTCCACGTTCTCGGTTTCTGGCACAGTCGCAACATGGTCAGGTTCGACGACTTCCACCTTTTCGACCTCGGGAACACCTTCCATGGAAGCACGCGAGGCCAGAGACGCCTTCGAGGGACGACCACGCTTTTTGCCTGTGCTACTACGGGCAGGCTTAGTGACAACTGTGGCGGTGCTGAGTTCGTCTACCTCCATGGCAACAGGCTCCTCCACCTTGGCAGGCTCGGTGGAGGTTGCGGCTAGTTCATCCTCCTGAACAGCAGCTTTGGTCGCCTTGGCCTTTTGAGCTTTGGTCTGTTTTGATACCTTGCGGGTTCCAGCGGCCTTCCGGCCCTTCTTGGGCACCTCGAGCAATTCGGATTCATTAACGGTCATCTCCGCCTCAAGGCGCTTCAAGTCTTCATCAACGTCGTTTTCGTCTGCCACATATGGCTCGGCATCGAACATCTCCTGGTTTCCCCGGGGTTCGGGGCTGATGGCGTCTTTGCCAGAGTGgctctttttctttttggcCTTCGATGCGggttcccttttcctttcgGAATCGGAGTCTTGCATAATATCCTCATCGTCCGTCAGTGGGCGTTCCAGGTCAGCCTCAAGCTGCCGGGTGatctcgtcatcatcatcatcgccaggAAAAgcgccgggggcggcgcgAAGTGACGCTATCGAGGCTGTTGATCTCTGTGACGTGCCCGAGGCTTTACGCGTTCCCTTGGTCCCGGAAGCGCGGGCGGTTTTGCGGCCCTTGCACGCCTTCGCGGGAGGTGGTGCATCCTCGATGCTGATGTCTTGCTGTGAATGTTCGAGCGTCGAGTTGTCGGTCGTCGCTTTGCCACGACCACGGGCCGTACGTTTCTTGGGAGCGGGCGCCTCCGAGATTGTGAGTGCAGATTCGTCCACCTCCTCACTTGGCCGCTTGCGTCCTCGTGTTGGCTTGGGGGGAGGTGCAGGTGGCATCTCCTCATCCAGCATCGCTTCGTTCTCAACCACTTCGACAGGCTCGTctttcttggccttggtcttCCTGGTCTTCGTGGTTGTtgcggccttcttggcgcgAGAACCCTTCTTGCCGGCCATGGTGGAGCTTGTCGTCAGAACGCTGTCGTCGTACTCGGCAGCAATATCTGAAGTTGATGTGATGTCGGAAGCTGCCGTCGCTACGGATTGCACAGAAAGCCTCGCCGTTGTCTTGGAGCCTCTAGCTCCCTTGCCCTTGGTCTTTCTTGTGGCGGCGTGTTGCTGTACCAAGGCGAAGTACGGGCAGTCGGGTGATCGGTTGAAATGCTCGTCCCTGGTACGGGTTAGTCGTGTTCACAAAGGTAAGCAGCCCGGGGTACGCACATGGGCTTGTCGTTCTGTTCCCAGCCGTCCAAGGCAAGCTCGCAGTAGGTGCATGTGGCCATGTCGTTGTACTCGAGGGAAGGCGTGTACTTCCAGCCTGCCTCGGCGAGCTATAAACTTGTCAGCAGGGGAAGGCGAAGTCGTGCGATGGCGACTGACCTGTTTGATCTTATTCTTCCAGCCTCTCTTTCCTTCGTGAGGCCACCTCCCATCGAAAGTTGCCTTTCTGGCCGCGATCATTCGGGTGCTGGCAGGATCCTCCGATGCCAAACCGTTGAGGTTGACCTCGATGCCTGCGACAATGGCCCATCCACAGTCCGGAGAATGCTTCAGGTGCTCCTCAAGGGGCTTGTCGCCTTCTTCCCAGCCATCGAGAGACTTGTTGCACAGGAAACATGCAACGTTGTCGGGGTTATCGGGGAACGGGCGCCAAACGAAGCCTGCTTTCGCGAGCTGGGATAAGGGTCAGTACACGCGATCTTCTCAATTGGATGCTTTGGCTGCGAGACACACCTCCTCCGGCGCGAGATATTTCATGTGAGGCCAGACCAGGTTCTTGGATCCGCCCTTGGTAGCGCCAGACTGGCGCCTCTTCGGTGCAGGGTAGACCTGATGGAAAGAGCCCAGACGGCCCTCGTATGTGAAGTATTCGTTGGGAACTAGGCCCTCAAAAGCCAGGTTGTCGGCCATGTCGGGCGGTATCTGTTGTTGCGCTGGCTACGAGGTGTACGTATCGGAAGGATAGAGAAAGAATCTGATCGCGATCGGTAGCGCGAAGCGGTTGCGCAAACAAATATGCACAGGACGAACGCGTCGATCGCAGGGAGCAAATATTAATCGTGGGTAAAATGCATCGGAGCGTGAGAGATCGAGCGAGGGCCGCGTTGGTTCGGTGGCGAGTAGCGATGGTCGGAAAGGAAATATcgagagggaagaagggtAGCTAATGGTCGGATGCGGGAGTGTAGCGTATCAGTCGGTGTCGATAAATGCGAGGGCGGAGGAGGGTGTGGTCGGCAGAGCCCCAATCGTGTTGACCATCCCCGATCGCGTTTGTTTACATCCAAACTTCTGTTCCCGTTGCTAGCTGGTGGGTCCGGCGGGGATGTGGCTGGAGAATATACGCAGCCACGATGCTTTCGTAGCTGAGTCAGCGCTGGCTGTAAATGCCAAATTACATAACACGCCTCTCTCGGCATTGGCTTGCAACCCGACGACACAACAATGGACCACACCACAAACACCAACAAGAGGGTCATGCACAGGCACTCTCGGTGGAAAACTGACATAATTAAGGAGTTTGGACGCATGAAACTTGCTGCATTGCTCTCTACAGATTCTAATCATTTATCAATCAAGTCACCCTCGATGCCTCGATCGAGCTCTTGATAGCCTCCCATCGCTGTTTCTGCCTACTAAAAAGAGTAAGACTGCCCCCTTCTCGGGCGACTCGCAGTCAATAGTGTACACAACCAAAGCCTATGAAGGTGT
Encoded proteins:
- a CDS encoding Major allergen asp f 2-like protein produces the protein MMYGFATAALLLSALTDATPLARRQASETVSVPAAAATPTPQAPYDWSAGWQKTFPIHQSCNVTLRAQLEVALAETQQLAAHARDHILRFGNSSEHVRKYFGNASTSTPVGWYDRVVNADKTGMTFRCDDPDRNCATQEGWAGHWRGSNATQETVICPLSFAIRRPLSSVCGLGYNVANSKLNTFWATDLLHRAFHVPLISEGVVEHYAEDYAEALDLAKNNASLSVIDSDALQYFAIDVWAYDIAAPGVGCSGELEEEDKEEPTPTTTAAGSAATTAAATSSAPQECHTHADGVLHCV
- a CDS encoding Chromosome segregation protein BIR1, translated to MADNLAFEGLVPNEYFTYEGRLGSFHQVYPAPKRRQSGATKGGSKNLVWPHMKYLAPEELAKAGFVWRPFPDNPDNVACFLCNKSLDGWEEGDKPLEEHLKHSPDCGWAIVAGIEVNLNGLASEDPASTRMIAARKATFDGRWPHEGKRGWKNKIKQLAEAGWKYTPSLEYNDMATCTYCELALDGWEQNDKPMDEHFNRSPDCPYFALVQQHAATRKTKGKGARGSKTTARLSVQSVATAASDITSTSDIAAEYDDSVLTTSSTMAGKKGSRAKKAATTTKTRKTKAKKDEPVEVVENEAMLDEEMPPAPPPKPTRGRKRPSEEVDESALTISEAPAPKKRTARGRGKATTDNSTLEHSQQDISIEDAPPPAKACKGRKTARASGTKGTRKASGTSQRSTASIASLRAAPGAFPGDDDDDEITRQLEADLERPLTDDEDIMQDSDSERKREPASKAKKKKSHSGKDAISPEPRGNQEMFDAEPYVADENDVDEDLKRLEAEMTVNESELLEVPKKGRKAAGTRKVSKQTKAQKAKATKAAVQEDELAATSTEPAKVEEPVAMEVDELSTATVVTKPARSSTGKKRGRPSKASLASRASMEGVPEVEKVEVVEPDHVATVPETENVEAEPESEVETESAETSARQSFASAQQTHAPAEQQDELAGSPGEREEHDTLEEPELPEEIEEPEEVEEIEDVKDVEEADEVEEEPEEESEPELENGDDNDAEPELEAPEPTPKSAPKESSPAHPSSPVVASSTRRSLRHQQGTTRISPAQSARQAAVSPSPSPQSSDAENQPPSSRPSTSQKRVTHAPTSSIPARPSSPTKRKALASLQSTTPWNPVDIDLIFGSPEKNDKRNPVDRLLHKGSELTSPEKRMTVEEWIHHNANQAEAKLRQECETMVSKFESEGSKAMNVLEGLIVE